Proteins encoded by one window of Macaca mulatta isolate MMU2019108-1 chromosome 10, T2T-MMU8v2.0, whole genome shotgun sequence:
- the L3MBTL2 gene encoding lethal(3)malignant brain tumor-like protein 2 isoform X1: MEKPPSIEETPSSEPMEEEEDDDLELFGGYDSFRSYNSSVGSESSSYLEESSEAENEDREAGELPTSPLHLLSPGTPRSLDGSGSEPAVCEMCGIVGTREAFFSKTKRFCSVSCSRSYSSNSKKASILARLQGKPPTKKAKVLHKAAWSAKIGAFLHSQGTGQLADGTPTGQDALVLGFDWGKFLKDHSYKAAPVSCFKHVPLYDQWEDVMKGMKVEVLNSDAVLPSRVYWIASVIQTAGYRVLLRYEGFENDASHDFWCNLGTVDVHPIGWCAINSKILVPPRTIHAKFTDWKGYLMKRLVGSRTLPVDFHIKMVESMKYPFRQGMRLEVVDKSQVSRTRMAVVDTVIGGRLRLLYEDGDSDDDFWCHMWSPLIHPVGWSRRVGHGIKMSERRSDMAHHPTFRKIYCDAVPYLFKKVRAVYTEGGWFEEGMKLEAIDPLNLGNICVATVCKVLLDGYLMICVDGGPSTDGSDWFCYHASSHAIFPATFCQKNDIELTPPKGYEVQTFSWENYLEKTKSKAAPSRLFNMDCPNHGFKVGMKLEAVDLMEPRLICVATVKRVVHRLLSIHFDGWDSEYDQWVDCESPDIYPVGWCELTGYQLQPPVAAEPATPLKAKEATKKKKKQFGKKRKRIPPTKTRPLRQGSKKPLLEDDPQGAKKISSEPVPGEIIAVRVKEEHLDAASPHKASSPELPVPVENIKEETDD, translated from the exons ATGGAGAAGCCCCCGAGTATTGAG GAGACCCCGTCTTCAGAACCaatggaggaagaggaagatgacGACTTGGAGCTGTTTGGTGGCTATGATAGTTTCCGGAGTTATAACAGCAGTGTGGGCAGTGAGAGCAGCTCCTATCTGGAGGAGTCAAGTGAAGCAGAAAATGAGGATCGGGAAGCAGGGGAACTGCCGACCTCCCCCCTGCATTTgctcagccctgggactcctcgCTCCTTGGATGGCAGTGGTTCTGAGCCAG CTGTCTGTGAGATGTGTGGTATCGTGGGTACAAGGGAAGCCTTCTTCTCCAAGACCAAGAGGTTCTGCAGCGTCTCCTGCTCCAGGAGCTACTCCTCCAACTCCAAGAAAGCCAGTATCTTGGCTAGATTACAG GGAAAACCACCCACCAAGAAAGCCAAAGTCCTGCACAAGGCTGCCTGGTCTGCCAAAATTGGAGCCTTCCTCCACTCCCAAGGGACAGGACAGCTGGCAGATGGGACACCAACAGGACAAGACG CTCTGGTCTTGGGCTTCGACTGGGGGAAGTTCCTAAAGGATCACAGTTACAAGGCTGCTCCTGTCAGCTGTTTCAAGCAC GTCCCACTCTATGACCAGTGGGAGGATGTGATGAAAGGGATGAAGGTGGAGGTGCTCAACAGCGACGCTGTGCTCCCCAGCCGGGTGTACTGGATCGCCTCTGTCATCCAGACAGCAG ggTATCGGGTGCTGCTTCGGTACGAAGGCTTTGAAAATGATGCCAGCCATGACTTCTGGTGCAACCTGGGAACTGTGGATGTCCACCCCATTGGCTGGTGTGCCATCAACAGCAAGATCCTCGTGCCCCCACGGA CCATCCATGCCAAGTTCACCGACTGGAAGGGCTACCTCATGAAACGGCTGGTGGGCTCCAGGACGCTTCCCGTGGATTTCCACATCAAG ATGGTGGAGAGCATGAAGTACCCCTTTAGGCAGGGCATGCGGCTGGAAGTGGTGGACAAGTCCCAGGTGTCACGCACTCGCATGGCCGTGGTGGACACAGTAATCGGGGGTCGCCTACGGCTCCTCTACGAGGATGGTGACAGTGACGACGACTTCTGGTGCCACATGTGGAGCCCCCTGATCCACCCAGTGGGTTGGTCACGACGTGTGGGCCACGGCATCAAGATGTCAG AGAGGCGAAGTGACATGGCCCATCACCCCACCTTCCGGAAGATCTACTGTGATGCCGTTCCTTACCTGTTCAAGAAG GTACGAGCCGTCTACACAGAAGGTGGTTGGTTTGAGGaagggatgaagctggaggccattgacCCCCTGAATCTGGGCAACATCTGCGTGGCAACTGTCTGTAAG GTTCTCCTGGATGGATACCTGATGATCTGTGTGGACGGGGGGCCCTCCACAGATGGCTCGGACTGGTTCTGCTACCACGCCTCTTCCCATGCCATCTTCCCGGCCACCTTCTGTCAGAAGAATGACATTGAGCTCACACCCCCAAAAG GTTATGAGGTACAGACCTTCAGCTGGGAGAACTACTTGGAGAAGACCAAGTCGAAAGCCGCCCCATCAAGACTCTTTAACATG GATTGCCCAAACCATGGCTTCAAGGTGGGCATGAAGCTGGAGGCCGTGGACCTGATGGAGCCCCGGCTCATCTGTGTGGCCACGGTGAAGCGAGTGGTGCATCGGCTCCTCAGCATCCACTTTGATGGCTGGGACAGCGAGTACGACCAGTGGGTGGACTGCGAGTCCCCGGACATCTACCCCGTTGGCTGGTGTGAGCTCACCGGCTACCAGCTCCAGCCTCCTGTGGCCGCAG AACCGGCCACACCGCTGAAGGCCAAAGAGgccacaaagaagaaaaagaaacagtttgGGAAGAAAA GGAAAAGAATCCCGCCCACCAAGACGCGACCCCTCAGACAGGGGTCCAAGAAGCCCCTGCTGGAGGACGACCCTCAGGGCGCCAAGAAGATCTCGTCGGAGCCCGTTCCTGGCGAGA TCATTGCTGTGCGTGTGAAGGAGGAGCATCTAGATGCGGCCTCGCCCCACAAGGCTTCAAGTCCAGAGCTGCCTGTCCCCGTTGAGAACATCAAGGAGGAAACGGACGACTGA
- the L3MBTL2 gene encoding lethal(3)malignant brain tumor-like protein 2 isoform X2: MCGIVGTREAFFSKTKRFCSVSCSRSYSSNSKKASILARLQGKPPTKKAKVLHKAAWSAKIGAFLHSQGTGQLADGTPTGQDALVLGFDWGKFLKDHSYKAAPVSCFKHVPLYDQWEDVMKGMKVEVLNSDAVLPSRVYWIASVIQTAGYRVLLRYEGFENDASHDFWCNLGTVDVHPIGWCAINSKILVPPRTIHAKFTDWKGYLMKRLVGSRTLPVDFHIKMVESMKYPFRQGMRLEVVDKSQVSRTRMAVVDTVIGGRLRLLYEDGDSDDDFWCHMWSPLIHPVGWSRRVGHGIKMSERRSDMAHHPTFRKIYCDAVPYLFKKVRAVYTEGGWFEEGMKLEAIDPLNLGNICVATVCKVLLDGYLMICVDGGPSTDGSDWFCYHASSHAIFPATFCQKNDIELTPPKGYEVQTFSWENYLEKTKSKAAPSRLFNMDCPNHGFKVGMKLEAVDLMEPRLICVATVKRVVHRLLSIHFDGWDSEYDQWVDCESPDIYPVGWCELTGYQLQPPVAAEPATPLKAKEATKKKKKQFGKKRKRIPPTKTRPLRQGSKKPLLEDDPQGAKKISSEPVPGEIIAVRVKEEHLDAASPHKASSPELPVPVENIKEETDD; the protein is encoded by the exons ATGTGTGGTATCGTGGGTACAAGGGAAGCCTTCTTCTCCAAGACCAAGAGGTTCTGCAGCGTCTCCTGCTCCAGGAGCTACTCCTCCAACTCCAAGAAAGCCAGTATCTTGGCTAGATTACAG GGAAAACCACCCACCAAGAAAGCCAAAGTCCTGCACAAGGCTGCCTGGTCTGCCAAAATTGGAGCCTTCCTCCACTCCCAAGGGACAGGACAGCTGGCAGATGGGACACCAACAGGACAAGACG CTCTGGTCTTGGGCTTCGACTGGGGGAAGTTCCTAAAGGATCACAGTTACAAGGCTGCTCCTGTCAGCTGTTTCAAGCAC GTCCCACTCTATGACCAGTGGGAGGATGTGATGAAAGGGATGAAGGTGGAGGTGCTCAACAGCGACGCTGTGCTCCCCAGCCGGGTGTACTGGATCGCCTCTGTCATCCAGACAGCAG ggTATCGGGTGCTGCTTCGGTACGAAGGCTTTGAAAATGATGCCAGCCATGACTTCTGGTGCAACCTGGGAACTGTGGATGTCCACCCCATTGGCTGGTGTGCCATCAACAGCAAGATCCTCGTGCCCCCACGGA CCATCCATGCCAAGTTCACCGACTGGAAGGGCTACCTCATGAAACGGCTGGTGGGCTCCAGGACGCTTCCCGTGGATTTCCACATCAAG ATGGTGGAGAGCATGAAGTACCCCTTTAGGCAGGGCATGCGGCTGGAAGTGGTGGACAAGTCCCAGGTGTCACGCACTCGCATGGCCGTGGTGGACACAGTAATCGGGGGTCGCCTACGGCTCCTCTACGAGGATGGTGACAGTGACGACGACTTCTGGTGCCACATGTGGAGCCCCCTGATCCACCCAGTGGGTTGGTCACGACGTGTGGGCCACGGCATCAAGATGTCAG AGAGGCGAAGTGACATGGCCCATCACCCCACCTTCCGGAAGATCTACTGTGATGCCGTTCCTTACCTGTTCAAGAAG GTACGAGCCGTCTACACAGAAGGTGGTTGGTTTGAGGaagggatgaagctggaggccattgacCCCCTGAATCTGGGCAACATCTGCGTGGCAACTGTCTGTAAG GTTCTCCTGGATGGATACCTGATGATCTGTGTGGACGGGGGGCCCTCCACAGATGGCTCGGACTGGTTCTGCTACCACGCCTCTTCCCATGCCATCTTCCCGGCCACCTTCTGTCAGAAGAATGACATTGAGCTCACACCCCCAAAAG GTTATGAGGTACAGACCTTCAGCTGGGAGAACTACTTGGAGAAGACCAAGTCGAAAGCCGCCCCATCAAGACTCTTTAACATG GATTGCCCAAACCATGGCTTCAAGGTGGGCATGAAGCTGGAGGCCGTGGACCTGATGGAGCCCCGGCTCATCTGTGTGGCCACGGTGAAGCGAGTGGTGCATCGGCTCCTCAGCATCCACTTTGATGGCTGGGACAGCGAGTACGACCAGTGGGTGGACTGCGAGTCCCCGGACATCTACCCCGTTGGCTGGTGTGAGCTCACCGGCTACCAGCTCCAGCCTCCTGTGGCCGCAG AACCGGCCACACCGCTGAAGGCCAAAGAGgccacaaagaagaaaaagaaacagtttgGGAAGAAAA GGAAAAGAATCCCGCCCACCAAGACGCGACCCCTCAGACAGGGGTCCAAGAAGCCCCTGCTGGAGGACGACCCTCAGGGCGCCAAGAAGATCTCGTCGGAGCCCGTTCCTGGCGAGA TCATTGCTGTGCGTGTGAAGGAGGAGCATCTAGATGCGGCCTCGCCCCACAAGGCTTCAAGTCCAGAGCTGCCTGTCCCCGTTGAGAACATCAAGGAGGAAACGGACGACTGA